DNA from Micromonospora nigra:
GTGGTCCTCGACCGGGTGGAGCCGGAGGTGACCGTCCTGGACGTCACCGCCGCCGAGGTGCCCGGCGTGGTCGAGGCCACCACCGGCCACGTGTTCGACCTCGGCGCGCAGATTCCGCTGAAGGTGTGGCTCGTCCGGGTCGACGACGACAGCCAACTGCTGGTGGTGCTGGTGCACCACATCGCCTCCGACGGCTGGTCCACCGGCCCGCTGCTGCGCGACCTCGCCGAGGCGTACGCGGCCCGTGCCGCCGGGCGGACCCCCGAGCGGGCGCCCCTGCCCGTCCAGTACGCCGACTACACCCTGTGGCAGCGGGACCTGTTCGGCGTCGCCGACGATCCGGACAGCCTGCTCGGGCGGCAGCTGGCCTGGTGGCGGCGCACGCTCGACGGCGTACCGCAGGTGTTGGAGCTGCCCACCGACCGGCCCCGCCCGGCCGTGTCCAGCCACCGCGGCGACGTGGTGCCCTTCGCCCTCGACGCGCGCACCCACGCCGCGGTGCTGCGGCTGGCCCGCGACACCGGGGCGACGGTGTTCATGGTGCTCCAGGCCGGCCTCGCGACCCTGCTGTCGCGGCTCGGCGCGGGCACCGACATCCCCGTCGGCACCGCCGTCGCCGGTCGCGGCGACGAGGCCCTGGACGACCTGGTGGGCTTCTTCGTCAACACGCTGGTGCTGCGCACCGACGTCTCCGGTGACCCCACGTTCGCCGACCTGGTGGCCCGGGTCCGCGACGCCGACCTGGCCGCCTACGACCACCAGGACGTACCCTTCGAACGTCTCGTCGAGGAGATCAACCCGACCCGCTCCACCGCCCACCACCCCCTCGTCCAGGTCACGCTGGTGCTCCAGGACAGCACCGGGCCCCGGCCGGGCGGCGAGGTACTCGCCGGGTCGCCGCTGCCGTTCGACACCGGCACCGCGAAGTTCGACCTCACCCTCGCCGTGCGCGAGGACCGCGACGGGGCCACGCCGAACGGCATCACCGGCGTGCTGGAGTACGCCACCGACCTGTTCGACCGGTCCACCGCCGACCGGCTCGCCGAGCGGCTGGCCCGGCTGCTGCGCGAGGCCGTCGCCGCCCCGGACACCACCGTCGGTGCGCTGGAGGTGCTCACCGCCGACGAGCGTCGCCGACTCACCGCCACCCACCCGAACTCTCCGGCCGGCCCCGGCATCGGTGACCTGGTCGCCGCCCGCGCCGCCGCCTCGCCCGACGCGGTCGCCCTGGTCACCACGCGCGGCCCCGTGTCGTACGCCGGCCTGGTCGCCGACGCCGACCGGCTCGCCCGGCACCTGGCCACCCTCGGTGTCGGCCGGGGCGACGTCGTCGGTGTGCTGCTGGCCCCTGGCGCGGACCTGCCGCTGGCCGCCCTCGCCGCCCTGCGGGCCGGAGCGGCCTACCTGCCCCTGGACCCGGACCAGCCGGCCGCCCACGCCGCCACCGTCACCCTCGCCGCCCTGGTCACCACCGGCGCGCTGGCCGCCCGGCTGCTGCCGGGGTTGCCACCCGGGCGCACCGTGCGGCTCGACGCCGACGACTGGCGGCAGCACCCCGACGTGCCCGCCGGGCCGACCGTCGCCCCCGGTGACACCGCCGTCGTCCTCGTCACCGGCACCCCGCCCCGCCCGGTGGCACTGCCGCACCGGGCGCTGGTCGGGCGGCTACCCGACACCGGCCCCGGGCAGGTGTGGCTGCCCTGGCAGGCGCCCGTGACGGCGGAGTTCACCGCCGCGCTGTGGGCCGGGCTCAGCTCCGGCGCGACCTGCGTCCTGCCGGCTCCCGTCCCATCCGCCCCGGAACGGGTGGCCGAGCTGGTCACCACGCACGGCGTGACCTCGCTGGCGCTGCCGGCCGACCTGCTCGCGCTGCTCGCCGACGAACACCCCACGGCCCTCGGCCGGCTGCGGCAGGTCGTCACCACCGGCAACCCACCGGGTGCGCACCTGGACGCCGTGCGCCGCCGGCATCCGGGCCTGCGCCTGCTGACCGCCCTCGGATCCACCGAGGCCGGCCCCTGGGCTCTGCTCCACCCGGTCGCCCCGTCGCCCGCCCCGGACGGTTCGTCGCCTGTCGCGGCCGGGACCGGCCCGTCGTCCACCCCGGCCGGGACCGGCCCGTCGTCCACCCCGGCCGGAACCCGGCCGGCGGTGGCCCGGATCGGGGACCACTGTCACGTCCTCGACGAACGACTGCGCCCCGTGCCCGTCGGGGTTCGCGGCGAGCTGTACCTGTGCGGCCCCGCCGTCGCCAGCGGGTATCCGCACCGGCCCGGCGCCACCGCCGCCCGGTTCGTGGCCGCCCCGTGCGATCCGGTGGGCGGGCGGATGGTGCGCACCGGCACCGTGGCGAGCTGGGCCGCCGACGGCAGCCTTCGGGTCCACCGCCGGCTCACCGTGGGCACGACCCCCGTCGACCCGGACCGGGTCGTCGCCGCCCTGGCCGGGCACCCCGCGGTACGGCGGGCCGCCGTCGCTGTCCACACCGACCCCGCCGACGGGCCGCGCCTGGTGGCGTACGTGGTCGCGGCCGGCCCTGGCGTCGTCGCCGCGGACCTGCGCCGGCACGCCGCCCGGACCCTGCCCGAGGCGCTGGTGCCGGTGGACGTCGTGGTCGTGCCGACGCTGCAGCTGACCCCCGACGGGTGCCTCGACGTCGCCGCCCTGCCCGCCCCCGGTGCCACGGCCGACACCGCCACGCCCCCCGACCCACGGCGGGAGACGCTGCGGACGCTGTTCTCCGAGGCGCTCGACGGGCGACCGGTCGGCGACACCGACAACTTCTTCCGGGTCGGCGGGCACTCGTTGCTCGCCGTGCGGCTGGTCAACCGGATCCGCACCGCGCTGTCGGTGGAGGTCAGCATCCGGGACGTGTTCCAGGCACCCACGGTGGCCGCGCTGGCCGAACGGCTCGCCGCGGGCGCGGCCTCGTCCGCCCCCGCGCGACCCGCGCTGCGCCGACGGACGGGGGCGGGCGCCCGGTAGAACCCGCCGCCGGGCGGACCCCATCCTGCCTCGCCGACTGCCGCTGCCCCGGCGGTGCGCTGACTAGCCTCAGGTCAACGCGCCGCCGGGGCCTTTTCCGTTCCTCCGGCCACCCGCGACCGGGGCCCGCCGCCGGGCCCGCCCGGCCCTTCCGCGCCACCCACCCGACCCCAGGAGGAAGTTCGATGCCCTCGATCGACCACGCCGGGCCCGCGCCCACCTCCGCCGCCGGCCCCCGACCGACGGTGATCCTCGACGGGGGGCCACTGGCCGGGCCGGCCGTCGAGGTCGACGAGGCGTTCACGGCCCGGGTCCACGCCGACCCGGACCACCCGGCCGTCGTCGCCGGTGTGACCCGCCTCAGCTACGCCGAGCTGGACGCCGCCGTCGCCCGGCGGGCCGACCGGCTGCGCGCCGAGGGGGCCGGGCCGGGGCGGCTGGTGGCGGTCCACCGGCCGCGGGGCGTCGAGGCCGTGGTGGCGATCCTCGCGGCCCTGCGCGCCGGCGCGGCGTACCTGCCCCTGGACCCGGGCGCACCGACGGCGCGTACCGAGGCGATCCTCGCCGACGCGTGCGCGGGCGCCCCGCCCACCCTGGACGAGGTGGCGGCGCGAGGTGAGCTGGTGCTGCCCGGCGCCGCCGTGCCCGTCGACACCGCCTACGTCATTTACACCTCCGGCTCCACCGGCACCCCGAACGGGGTGGTCGTCGGCCGGGACGCCCTGGCCCACTTCGTCGCCGGGGCCGTGGACCGTTACGGCGTCACCCCCGCCGACCGGGTGCTCCAGTTCGCGCCGCTGCACTTCGACGCCAGCGTCGAGGAGGTGTTCGTGACCCTGTGCACCGGGGCCACGCTGGTGCTGCGCGCCGACGACATGCTCGACGTGCCCGACCTGCTGGCCGGCTGCGCCACGCACGGGATCACCCTGTTGGACCTGCCCACCGCGTACTGGCACGAGCTGGCCTACGCCCTGTCCACCGGCACCGTTTCGCTGCCCCCGGCGCTGCGGACCGTGGTCATCGGCGGCGAGGCGGCCCTGCCGGAGCGGGTGCGACGCTGGCGGCGGGCGGTGGGGGACCGGGTGCGGCTGCTCAACACGTACGGGCCCACCGAGGCCACCGTCGTGGCGACCGTCGCCGACCTGTCCACCCACGACGGCGGAGACGTGCCGATCGGGCGGCCCCTGCCCGGCGTGCGGGCCGCCCTCGTCGACGGCGAGCTGTGGCTGCTCGGCGGCGGACTCGCCCACGGCTACCTGGGCCGCCCCGAGCTGACCGTGCGCCGCTTCACCACCCTCGACGGCCGGGCCGCCTACCGCACCGGCGACCTGGTGCGGGTACGCCCCGACGGGCAGCTCGGCTACCTCGGCCGCGTCGACGACGAGGTCAAGATCAACGGACACCGGATCGACCCGGTCGCCGTCGAGTCGGTCCTGCTCACCCTCACCGGCGTCCGCGAGGCGGCCGTCGTCGCCCAGGAACTGGGCGACGGGGTGCGGCGGCTCGTCGCGTACGTGGTCGGCGACGTCACCGCCGGGCAGGTGCGCGCGTACCTGGCCGAGCGGCTGCCCGCCCCCGCCGTGCCCGGCGTGGTCGACCTGGTGGCGGCGCTGCCGCGCAGCAGCACCGGCAAGATCGACCGGGGGCGGCTGCGCGCCGCCGACCCGACCCGGACGGCCGGGCGGCCGGAACCGGCCGGGTGGCGTCCCGCTCCGGGCGAGGAACTGGTCCCGCTGTCGTACGCGCAGCGCCGGCTGTGGTTCCTGCACCGCCTGGAGGGCCCGTCGGCGACGTACCACGTGCCCGTGGTGCTGGCCCTGTCGGGCGTGCCCGAGCGGGCGGCGCTGGACGCGGCCGTGGCCGACGTGGTGGCCCGGCACGAGGTGCTGCGCACGGTGTTCCCGTCCGTGGACGGCGAACCCGTGCAACGGGTGCTGCCCACCTCCGGGGTGCGGCTGTCCGTGGTGGAGTGCCCGGCCGCCGAGGTGGCCGCCCGGGTCGCCGAGTTCACCGCCGGCACCTTCGACATCGGCGTCGACGAGCCGCTGCGGGTGCGGCTGTTCGTCACCGGCGCGGAGTCGACGCTGGTGCTGCTGCTGCACCACATCGCCACCGACGGCTGGTCGATGGCCCCACTGCTGCGGGACCTGGCCACCGCGTACGCCGCCCGCGTCGCCGGGCACGCCCCGGACCGGGAGCCGCTGCCGGTGCAGTACGCCGACTACACCCTGTGGCAGCGGGAGCTGCTGGGGGAGGAGTCCGACCCGGACAGCGTGCTGGCCACCCAGCTCGCCTGGTGGCGGGACACCCTGGCCGGCGCGCCCGCCGTGCTGGACCTGCCCACCGACCGGCCCCGCCCCGCCGAGCCCACCTTCGAAGGGGCGTCCGTTCGCGGCCTGCTCGACGCCGACACCCACCGCCGGCTGCGGGATCTCGGCGAGACCTGCCAGGCCACCGGGTTCATGGTCTTCCACGCCGCGCTCGCCGCCACCCTCACCCGCCTCGGCGCGGGCGACGACGTGCCCATCGGCACGCCGGTGGCCGGTCGGCCCGACGAGGCGCTGCACGACCTGGTCGGGTTCTTCGTCAACACGCTGGTGCTGCGCACCGACACCTCCGGCGACCCGGGCTTCGCCGACCTGCTGACCCGGGTGTGCGAGGCGGACCTCGCCGCGTACGCACACGAGGAGGTGCCGTTCGACCTGGTGGTGGAACGTCTCAACCCGGCCCGCTCCCTGGCGTACCACCCGTTCTTCCAGGTCATGCTCACCGTCGACACCCCACCCGGCGACGAGCTGCGGATCCTCGACCTCGACGCCCGGATCACCCCCGCCGGCCTCGACACCGCCAAGTTCGACCTCAGCGTCTCCTGCGTCCCCGGCGACGACGGCGGGGTCGAGGTGTGGCTCCAGTACGCCACCGACCTGTTCGACGCCGACACGGCGCAGCTGCTGCTGGCGGCGTACCTGCGGCTGCTGCGCGCCGTCGCCGCCGACCCGGCCGCCGCCCTGGGCACCCTCGACGTGCTCACCGACGCCGACCGCGCCGGCCTCGACGCCCGCCGCGCCGCCGTGCGCGCCGCCGTCGCCGACCGCGCCCGCAGCCACGCCGCCGAAACCGGGGACCCGGTGCGCACCGAGCTGCTGTGCGGCCTGTTCGCCGAGGTGCTGAGCCTGCCGTCGGTCGGCCCCGACGACGACTTCTTCGCCCTCGGCGGGCACTCCATGCTGGCGGTCCGGCTGGCCAACCGGCTGCGGACGGTGCTCGACACCGACGTCGGCATCCGGGACCTGTTCCTCGCCCCCAGCCCCGCCGCGCTGGAACGGCGGCTCGGCCAGCTGGCCGCCGCGGCCCGGCCCGCCCTGGCTCCCGTCGTCGCCCCCACCGGGCGGGTACCGCTGTCGTACGCGCAGCGCCGGCTGTGGTTCCTCGCCGAGCTCGGCGGGCCCAGCGCCGTCTACAACCTGCCCGTGGTGCTGCGTCCCGCCACCGCCCTGGACCCCGCGCCGCTGGCGGCGGCGCTGGCCGACCTCGCCGCGCGGCACGAGGTGCTGGGCACCGTCTACCGCAGTGCGGACGGAGAGCCGTACCAGATGGTCGTGGCCGGGGCCCGGCCGCCCCTCACCGTCCTCGACGTGCCGGCCGACGACCTCGCCGAGGCGATCGACACCGCCTGCGGGCACGTGTTCGACCTGTCCGCCGACCTGCCGCTGCGGGCCTGGCTGCTGCGCCCGACCGGCGGCGGACAACCCGGGCAGGTGCTGGTGGTGCTCACCCACCACATCGCCTCCGACGGCTGGTCCACCGGCCCGCTGCTGCGTGACCTCGCCGAGGCGTACGCGGCCCGCGCCGCCGGGCACGCCCCGGGCTGGGAACCGCTGCCCGTGCAGTACGCCGACTACACCCTGTGGCAGCGGGAGCTGCTGGGTGCCGCCGACGATCCGGACAGCCTGCTCGGTCGGCAGCTCGCCTGGTGGCGGGGCACGCTCGACGGCGTACCGCAGGTGTTGGAGCTGCCCACCGACCGGCCCCGGCCGGCGGAGGCCAGCCAGCGCGGCGAGATCGTGCCGTTCCGGCTCGACGCCGACACCCACGCCGGGGTGCTCCGCCTCGCCCAGGAGCACGGCGCGACGGTGTTCATGGTGCTCCAGTCGGCGTTGGCGGCGCTGCTGGCGCGGTTGGGGGCGGGCACCGACGTGCCGATCGGCACGGTGGTGGCCGGTCGTGGTGACGAGGCCCTGGACGACCTGGTGGGCTTCTTCGTCAACACGCTGGTGCTGCGCACCGACGTCTCCGGTGACCCGAGCTTCGCCGAGCTGGTGGCCCGGGTCCGCGACGCGGACCTGGCCGCCTACGACCACCAGGACGTGCCGTTCGAACGTCTCGTCGAGGAACTCAACCCGACCCGCTCCACCGCCCACCACCCGCTCGTGCAGGTGATGCTGGTGCTGCAGAACGCCGACGGCGGCGACCCGGAGCCGGCCAGCGCCCTGGCCGGCGAGGAACTGTCCTTCCGGGCCGGCGTGGCCAAGTTCGACCTGACCCTGGCCGTGCGGGAGTACCACGACCCGGCCGGCGGGCCCGCCGGCATCACCGGCGCCGTCGAGTACGCCGTCGACCTGTTCGACCCCGGCACCGTCAGCCGGTTCGCCGACACCCTCGCCCGGCTGCTCGCCGCCGTCGTCGCCGACCCCGGCACCCGCGTCGGCGACGTCGAGCTGCTCACCGCCGAACAGCGGCACGAGGTGGTCCATGCGTTCAACGACACCACCCCCGCCGGGCGGCCCGACGAGCGGATCACCGACGTGTTCGCCCGCCGGGTTGCCGCCGACCCGCACCGCACCGCGCTGGTGCACGGCGACGCCCGGATGTCGTACGGCGAGCTGGACGCCGAGGCCAACCGGCTCGCCCGGCACCTCGCGGCGCTCGGCGTGCGGCGCGGCGACGTCGTCGGCGTCCTGCTGGACCGGGGCCTGCCCATGGCCGTCGCCGTGCTCGCCACACTCAAGGCCGGCGCCGCGTACGCCCTGCTCGACCCGGAGTTCCCCGACGCCCGCCTGACCGCCCTGGTTCCCGACGCCTCGCTCACCGCCCTGGTCACCGACGCCGCCCTGGCCGCCCGCCTCGGCGCGGCCCGACCCGCCCGCACCGTGCTGCTCGACCGGGCCGCCGCCACCCTCGACGCGCTGCCCGCGAGCCCACTCGACCTGCCCGGCGACCCCGGCGACCCGGCCTGCGTCATGTTCACCTCCGGGTCGACCGGGCGGCCCAAGGGGGCGCTGTCCCCGCACCGGGCCGTCGTCGGCACCCTGTGCGGGCAGACCTTCGTCGACTTCGGCCCCGACCAGGTGTGGTTGCAGGCCGCCCCCGTGTCCTGGGACGCGTTCGCGCTGGAGTTCTGGGGGGCGCTGCTCAACGGCGCCACCGTCGTGCTGCACCCGGGGCAGCGGCCCGAACCGGCCCGCATCGCCGACCTCGTCGCCGCCCACGGCGTCACCACCCTGTGGCTGTCCGCCGGCCTGTTCAACGTGCTGCTCGACGAGCATCCCGACGCCCTCGCCGCCGTCGACCAGGTCGTCACCGGGGGCGAGGCACCGTCCGTGGAGCACCTGGCCCGCGCCCGCCGCCGCTTCACCGGGCTGCGGCTGGTGCACGGGTACGGCCCCGTCGAGAGCATGATCTTCACCAACTGCCACCCGGTCGACACCCCGCCGGCCACCGCACCCGTCCCCGTCGGCGCGCCGCTGGCCGACCGGCGCTGCCTCGTCCTCGACGGACGGCTGCGGCCCGTGCCCGTCGGCGTCACCGGCGAGTTGTACGTCGCCGGCACCGGCCTCGCCGACGGCTACCTGCACCGGGCCGGGATCACCGCCGCCGCCTTCGTCGCCGACCCGTTCGGCCCCGCCGGATCCCGCATGTACCGCACCGGCGACCTCGCCCGCTGGACCCCCTCCGGCGCGGTGGAGATCCTCGGCCGCGCCGACGACCAGGTCAAGATCCGGGGCTTCCGGATCGAACCGGGTGAGGTGGCCGCGGTGCTCGCCCGGCATCCCGACGTCGGTCGGGTGGCCGTGGTGGTGCGCGAGGACCGCCCCGGCGACAAGCGGCTCGTGGCATACCTGACCCCCGGCGAACCGGGCGTGCAGCCGACCGTCGCCGACCTGCGTCGCGCCGCCGCCGAGGCACTGCCCGCGCACCTGGTCCCGGCCGCGTTCGTCGTGCTCGACGCCCTGCCGCTGACCGCCAACGGCAAGGTCGACCGGGCCGCGCTGCCGGCCCCCCACCACACCGCCGGCACCCCGTCCCGCGCCCCGCGCACCCCCGCCGAGCAGCTGATGTGCGACCTGTTCGCCGAGGTGCTCGACGTCGACCGGGTCGGCGTCGACGACGACTTCTTCGCCCTCGGCGGGCACTCCCTGCTCGCGGCGAAACTGGTCAACCGGGTCCGCGCCGTGTGGGCGGCCGAGATCGGCGTACGGGACCTGTTCCAGGCCCCCACCCCGGCCGGCCTGGAACGCCGGGTCGCCCGGAGCAGCGGCACCGGCACCCGGGCCCCCCTCACGCCCGCCGCCCGCACCGGCCGGCTGCCGCTGTCGTACGCGCAGCACCGGCTGTGGTTCCTCGCCGAACTCGGCGGCCCCGGCACCGTCTACAACATCCCCGTCGCGCTGCGTCTCGACGCCGAACTGGACCCCGACGCCCTCGCCGCGGCGCTGGCCGACCTCGCCGCGCGGCACGAGGTGCTGCGCACCGTCTACCGGGCCGTCGACGGTGAACCACACCAGCTCGTCCTGGACGGGGCACACCCCGAACTGACCGTGCTCGACGTCGCCGCCGACGCCGTGGCCGCGGCCGTGGACGCCGCCGCCGGCCACGTGTTCGACCTGTCCACCGACCTGCCGCTGCGGGCCTGGCTGCTGCGCCCCGACGGGGACCGGCAGGTGCTGGTGCTGCTGGTGCACCACATCGCCGCCGACGGCTGGTCGATGGGCCCGCTGCTGCGCGACCTGTCCACCGCCTACCGGGCCCGGATCGACGGCACGACACCCGACTGGGCGCCGCTGCCCGTGCAGTACGCCGACTACACCCTGTGGCAGCGGGAGCTGCTGGGCGCCGCCGACGATCCGGCGGGTCTGCTCGCCCGGCAGCTCGCCTGGTGGCGGGGCACGCTCGACGGCGTACCGCAGGTGTTGGAGCTGCCCACCGACCGGCCCCGGCCGGCGGAGGCCAGCCACCGCGGCGAGGTGGTGCCCTTCACCCTCGACGCCGACACCCACGAGGCCGTGCGTCGCCTCGCCCGCGCCTGCGGGGCCACCGTGTTCATGGTGCTCCAGTCGGCGTTGGCGGTGGTCCTGGCGCGGTTGGGGGCGGGCACCGACGTGCCGATCGGCACGGTGGTGGCCGGTCGTGGTGACGAGGCCCTGGACGACCTGGTGGGCTT
Protein-coding regions in this window:
- a CDS encoding condensation domain-containing protein encodes the protein MIPLSYAQRRLWFLHSLEGPSATYHVPVVLALSGVPERAALGAAVADVVARHEVLRTVFPSVDGEPVQRVLDGRDVVLSVVECPAAEVAARVAEFTAGTFDITAEPPLRVRLFVTGAESTLVLLLHHVATDGASTGPLLRDLSTAYAARVAGHAPDWEPLPVQYADYTLWQRELLGEESDPDSVLATQLAWWKQTLAGAPAVLDLPTDRPRPAEPTRRGGVVTGWLDAGSHRLLADLARTRRASMFMAMQAGLAATLTQLGVGEDVPIGAPVAGRPDEALHDLVGFFVNTVVLRTDTSGDPGFADLLTRVRAADLAAYAHEEVPFDLVVERLNPARSLAYHPFFQVMLTVDTTPPAGLRVGDLPAAVRPATLDAAKFDLTVFCTEVRDDAGAPAGVEVQVQYATDLFDADTAQLLLAAYLRLLRAVAADPAAALGTLDVLTDADRAGLDARRAALRTATDTPATGGPGGTATPDGPLTAREEILCDMFAAALGVDRVGPHDNFFRHGGHSLLATKLVNRIRGVLGVEVGLRDFFRTPTVAGLDRRIGELTGVGTRPPLTPTTRPDQVPLSYAQRRLWFLTEMGGANRMYNVPVVLRLDRPLDPTVLTAAVGDVVARHEVLRTVYAAVDGEPFQVVLDRVEPEVTVLDVTAAEVPGVVEATTGHVFDLGAQIPLKVWLVRVDDDSQLLVVLVHHIASDGWSTGPLLRDLAEAYAARAAGRTPERAPLPVQYADYTLWQRDLFGVADDPDSLLGRQLAWWRRTLDGVPQVLELPTDRPRPAVSSHRGDVVPFALDARTHAAVLRLARDTGATVFMVLQAGLATLLSRLGAGTDIPVGTAVAGRGDEALDDLVGFFVNTLVLRTDVSGDPTFADLVARVRDADLAAYDHQDVPFERLVEEINPTRSTAHHPLVQVTLVLQDSTGPRPGGEVLAGSPLPFDTGTAKFDLTLAVREDRDGATPNGITGVLEYATDLFDRSTADRLAERLARLLREAVAAPDTTVGALEVLTADERRRLTATHPNSPAGPGIGDLVAARAAASPDAVALVTTRGPVSYAGLVADADRLARHLATLGVGRGDVVGVLLAPGADLPLAALAALRAGAAYLPLDPDQPAAHAATVTLAALVTTGALAARLLPGLPPGRTVRLDADDWRQHPDVPAGPTVAPGDTAVVLVTGTPPRPVALPHRALVGRLPDTGPGQVWLPWQAPVTAEFTAALWAGLSSGATCVLPAPVPSAPERVAELVTTHGVTSLALPADLLALLADEHPTALGRLRQVVTTGNPPGAHLDAVRRRHPGLRLLTALGSTEAGPWALLHPVAPSPAPDGSSPVAAGTGPSSTPAGTGPSSTPAGTRPAVARIGDHCHVLDERLRPVPVGVRGELYLCGPAVASGYPHRPGATAARFVAAPCDPVGGRMVRTGTVASWAADGSLRVHRRLTVGTTPVDPDRVVAALAGHPAVRRAAVAVHTDPADGPRLVAYVVAAGPGVVAADLRRHAARTLPEALVPVDVVVVPTLQLTPDGCLDVAALPAPGATADTATPPDPRRETLRTLFSEALDGRPVGDTDNFFRVGGHSLLAVRLVNRIRTALSVEVSIRDVFQAPTVAALAERLAAGAASSAPARPALRRRTGAGAR
- a CDS encoding non-ribosomal peptide synthetase, producing MPSIDHAGPAPTSAAGPRPTVILDGGPLAGPAVEVDEAFTARVHADPDHPAVVAGVTRLSYAELDAAVARRADRLRAEGAGPGRLVAVHRPRGVEAVVAILAALRAGAAYLPLDPGAPTARTEAILADACAGAPPTLDEVAARGELVLPGAAVPVDTAYVIYTSGSTGTPNGVVVGRDALAHFVAGAVDRYGVTPADRVLQFAPLHFDASVEEVFVTLCTGATLVLRADDMLDVPDLLAGCATHGITLLDLPTAYWHELAYALSTGTVSLPPALRTVVIGGEAALPERVRRWRRAVGDRVRLLNTYGPTEATVVATVADLSTHDGGDVPIGRPLPGVRAALVDGELWLLGGGLAHGYLGRPELTVRRFTTLDGRAAYRTGDLVRVRPDGQLGYLGRVDDEVKINGHRIDPVAVESVLLTLTGVREAAVVAQELGDGVRRLVAYVVGDVTAGQVRAYLAERLPAPAVPGVVDLVAALPRSSTGKIDRGRLRAADPTRTAGRPEPAGWRPAPGEELVPLSYAQRRLWFLHRLEGPSATYHVPVVLALSGVPERAALDAAVADVVARHEVLRTVFPSVDGEPVQRVLPTSGVRLSVVECPAAEVAARVAEFTAGTFDIGVDEPLRVRLFVTGAESTLVLLLHHIATDGWSMAPLLRDLATAYAARVAGHAPDREPLPVQYADYTLWQRELLGEESDPDSVLATQLAWWRDTLAGAPAVLDLPTDRPRPAEPTFEGASVRGLLDADTHRRLRDLGETCQATGFMVFHAALAATLTRLGAGDDVPIGTPVAGRPDEALHDLVGFFVNTLVLRTDTSGDPGFADLLTRVCEADLAAYAHEEVPFDLVVERLNPARSLAYHPFFQVMLTVDTPPGDELRILDLDARITPAGLDTAKFDLSVSCVPGDDGGVEVWLQYATDLFDADTAQLLLAAYLRLLRAVAADPAAALGTLDVLTDADRAGLDARRAAVRAAVADRARSHAAETGDPVRTELLCGLFAEVLSLPSVGPDDDFFALGGHSMLAVRLANRLRTVLDTDVGIRDLFLAPSPAALERRLGQLAAAARPALAPVVAPTGRVPLSYAQRRLWFLAELGGPSAVYNLPVVLRPATALDPAPLAAALADLAARHEVLGTVYRSADGEPYQMVVAGARPPLTVLDVPADDLAEAIDTACGHVFDLSADLPLRAWLLRPTGGGQPGQVLVVLTHHIASDGWSTGPLLRDLAEAYAARAAGHAPGWEPLPVQYADYTLWQRELLGAADDPDSLLGRQLAWWRGTLDGVPQVLELPTDRPRPAEASQRGEIVPFRLDADTHAGVLRLAQEHGATVFMVLQSALAALLARLGAGTDVPIGTVVAGRGDEALDDLVGFFVNTLVLRTDVSGDPSFAELVARVRDADLAAYDHQDVPFERLVEELNPTRSTAHHPLVQVMLVLQNADGGDPEPASALAGEELSFRAGVAKFDLTLAVREYHDPAGGPAGITGAVEYAVDLFDPGTVSRFADTLARLLAAVVADPGTRVGDVELLTAEQRHEVVHAFNDTTPAGRPDERITDVFARRVAADPHRTALVHGDARMSYGELDAEANRLARHLAALGVRRGDVVGVLLDRGLPMAVAVLATLKAGAAYALLDPEFPDARLTALVPDASLTALVTDAALAARLGAARPARTVLLDRAAATLDALPASPLDLPGDPGDPACVMFTSGSTGRPKGALSPHRAVVGTLCGQTFVDFGPDQVWLQAAPVSWDAFALEFWGALLNGATVVLHPGQRPEPARIADLVAAHGVTTLWLSAGLFNVLLDEHPDALAAVDQVVTGGEAPSVEHLARARRRFTGLRLVHGYGPVESMIFTNCHPVDTPPATAPVPVGAPLADRRCLVLDGRLRPVPVGVTGELYVAGTGLADGYLHRAGITAAAFVADPFGPAGSRMYRTGDLARWTPSGAVEILGRADDQVKIRGFRIEPGEVAAVLARHPDVGRVAVVVREDRPGDKRLVAYLTPGEPGVQPTVADLRRAAAEALPAHLVPAAFVVLDALPLTANGKVDRAALPAPHHTAGTPSRAPRTPAEQLMCDLFAEVLDVDRVGVDDDFFALGGHSLLAAKLVNRVRAVWAAEIGVRDLFQAPTPAGLERRVARSSGTGTRAPLTPAARTGRLPLSYAQHRLWFLAELGGPGTVYNIPVALRLDAELDPDALAAALADLAARHEVLRTVYRAVDGEPHQLVLDGAHPELTVLDVAADAVAAAVDAAAGHVFDLSTDLPLRAWLLRPDGDRQVLVLLVHHIAADGWSMGPLLRDLSTAYRARIDGTTPDWAPLPVQYADYTLWQRELLGAADDPAGLLARQLAWWRGTLDGVPQVLELPTDRPRPAEASHRGEVVPFTLDADTHEAVRRLARACGATVFMVLQSALAVVLARLGAGTDVPIGTVVAGRGDEALDDLVGFFVNTLVLRTDVSGDPSFAELVARVRDADLAAYDHQDVPFERLVEELNPTRSTAHHPLVQVMLLVQNTAEVDPTGSPFAGDEIGLDTGTVKFDLTLSVRETHDTAGGPAGLRGVLEYATDLFDPTTATLLTRRLARLVRAVAADPDRPVGDVDLLDADERRLLHGLNDTAVPVARGCVHEAFREQARRTPDRTALTCGDRRLSYAGLDRAANALAHRLIAAGVRPQSTVGVLLPRGVDLVVATLAVLKCGAAYVPVGTALPTARVRTVLADSGATVLLTDVAHRPAVAAERDHGTVVVECATPAGAPDHDPAVDVGEQALMYVMFTSGSTGRPKGVGVTHRNVRDLVADRCWDAGHHRRMLVHSQYGFDSSTYEMWVPLLHGGELVVAEGDSTDLRELARTIERYDVTAAYFTMGLFHVMADEGLDTLARLKEVWTGGDVASPAAVRRVLDHCPDTVLVHSYGPTEVTFASHHQRFETADRRFTGVHLGRLLDNTRAYVLDDRLRPVPLGGTGELYLAGEQVARGYLGRPALTAERFVADPFDPTGGRMYRTGDLVAWTSTGDLRFVGRADGQVKIRGFRIEPAEVEAVLGAQAGVGQVAVVVREDRPGDKRLVGYVVPADGADVDEATLVDAAARQLPGYMVPSAVLVLDRLPVTANGKLDRRALPAPQHGTAAGRAPRTPAEQRLCALFAEMLGVGRVGPDDNFFDLGGHSLLATRLIARARTELGLDRAVRDLFQRPTPAGLLGDGADDGTATGVLLPLRTTGTRPPLFCVHPGAGMSWSYAGLTQHLGPDQPVYGLQTRALSTPGYRAGGVGELAEDYLAEIRRVQPHGPYRLLGWSFGGVVAHAMATRLQAMGEEVELLALMDAYPVPAEQATRPRDDREVMRMLVGDDTDDLPDGFLDRYDPHAVVEVLRRRDPVLAGFTGAEVHALVLAAVNHAEIMAAYRPEVFTGDLLFFSAGRAGADTTAGRAGADTTAGRAGADTTAGRAGADTTAGRAGDGAGADRLTPARWLPHLDGHLECHDIDTTHLRMTESEPLAEIGGILAGKLSGTA